In Mauremys mutica isolate MM-2020 ecotype Southern chromosome 16, ASM2049712v1, whole genome shotgun sequence, one DNA window encodes the following:
- the TFIP11 gene encoding tuftelin-interacting protein 11 → MSMSHLYGKDDDGDVEMEKFEITDWDLQNEFNPNRQRHWQTKEEATYGVWAEHDSDEERPSFGGKRSRDYSAPVNFISAGLRKAAAEEVIEEDSDEDEKPIKQEEFPKEFVPKKLKTGGNFKPSQKGFIGGTKSFMDFGSWERHTKGIGQKLLQKMGYVPGRGLGKNAQGIINPIEAKQRKGKGALGAYGSERTSQSLQDFPVVDSEEEAEEEFQKELSQWRKDPNGGKKKPKYAYKTVEELKAKGRIGKQLTTPQKELSQVKVIDMTGREQRVYYSYSQISHKHNIPDDNPQQPLGKDSKPQAFALPELEHNLQLLIDITEQEIIQNDRQLQYERDMVVNLTHEIQKMSEVLSHEETAISNLSKVLELVEECERRMQPNCDNPLTLDECAKIFETLQDKYYEEYRMSDRVDLAVAIVFPLMKDYFKNWDPLKDCMYGTEIIAKWKRLLENDQLLSHSGQDLATDAFHRLMWEMWMPYVRNIITQWQPRNCGPMVDFLDSWVHVIPVWILDNILDQLIFPKLQKEVENWNPLTDTVPIHSWIHPWLPLMQSRLEPLYSPIRNKLANALQKWHPSDSSAKLILQPWKEVFTPGSWEAFMVKNIVPKLGMCLNELVINPHQQHMDAFYWVIDWEGMVSVSSLVGLLEKHFFPKWLQVLCSWLSNSPNYEEITKWYLGWKSMLSDQVLAHPSIKDKFNEALDIMNRAVSSNVGGYMQPGARENIAYLTHTERRKDFQYEAMQERREAENMAQRGIGMAASSVPMNFKDLIQTKAEEHNIVFMPVIGKRHEGKQLYTFGRIVIYIDRGVVFVQGEKTWVPTSLQSLIDMAK, encoded by the exons ATGTCGATGTCCCATCTCTACGGCAAAGATGACGATGGGGATGTGGAGATGGAGAAATTTGAAATCACAGACTGGGACCTGCAGAACGAGTTCAACCCCAACCGCCAGCGCCACTGGCAGACCAAGGAGGAGGCCACCTATGGCGTGTGGGCCGAGCACGACTCGGACGAAGAGAGGCCCAGCTTTGGAGGCAAACG CTCTCGGGACTACTCAGCCCCCGTTAATTTCATCAGTGCGGGACTAAGGAAAGCTGCAGCTGAGGAAGTGATTGAAGAAGATTCAGATGAGGATGAGAAACCCATTAAGCAGGAAGAATTCCCTAAAGAGTTTGTACCAAAGAAATTAAAAACA ggtgGCAATTTCAAACCCAGCCAGAAAGGATTTATAGGAGGGACCAAATCTTTCATGGACTTCGGCAGCTGGGAGAGACACACCAAGGGAATAGGGCAGAAGCTTCTTCAGAAAATGGGTTATGTCCCTGGCAGAGGGCTTGGAAAGAATGCTCAAG GTATCATCAATCCGATTGAGGCCAAGCAAAGAAAAGGCAAAGGGGCCTTGGGAGCATATGGCTCTGAACGAACCAGTCAGTCCTTGCAGGACTTCCCTGTTGTTGACTCTGAGGAAGAGGCTGAAGAG GAATTTCAGAAAGAGCTTAGTCAGTGGAGGAAGGATCCTAATGGAGGCAAGAAAAAACCCAAATACGCCTACAAGACAGTAGAAGAATTGAAGGCCAAAGGCAGAATTGGCAAGCAGCTCACAACTCCTCAAAAGGAACTATCCCAAGTTAAG GTTATAGACATGACTGGCCGGGAACAAAGGGTTTATTACAGTTACAGTCAAATCAGCCATAAGCACAATATCCCAGATGACAATCCTCAGCAGCCACTGGGCAAAGACTCCAAGCCCCAAGCATTTGCCTTGCCAGAACTGGAGCACAACTTGCAACTTCTCATCGATATCACAGAGCAGGAGATCATCCAGAATGACCGGCAGCTGCAGTACGAGAGAGACATGGTTGTCAACCTGACCCATGAGATACAGAAGATGTCTGAAGTCCTCTCGCATGAGGAGACAGCAATTAGCAACCTCAGCAAGGTCCTGGAATTGGTGGAGGAATGCGAGAGGCGAATGCAGCCTAACTGTGACAATCCACTTACCTTGGATGAATGTGCAAAGATTTTTGAGACCCTCCAAGATAAGTATTATGAGGAATACAGGATGTCCGATAGAGTGGACCTGGCAGTAGCTATCGTCTTTCCTCTCATGAAAGATTACTTCAAGAACTGGGATCCCCTTAAG GACTGTATGTATGGCACAGAAATTATAGCCAAGTGGAAAAGGCTTTTAGAAAATGATCAGTTGTTATCGCACAGTGGGCAGGACCTAGCAACGGATGCTTTTCACAG GCTCATGTGGGAAATGTGGATGCCGTATGTAAGAAACATAATAACACAGTGGCAGCCGAGAAACTGTGGACCAATGGTAGATTTCTTGGACAGCTGGGTGCATGTTATTCCTGTTTGGATATTGGATAATATTCTGGATCAGCTTATCTTCCCCAAACTACAGAAAGAG gtTGAAAACTGGAACCCTCTGACAGACACTGTCCCAATCCACTCTTGGATTCACCCCTGGCTTCCACTGATGCAATCTCGATTAGAGCCATTATATTCTCCAATCCGAAACAAGTTGGCAAATGCACTGCAGAAATGGCACCCCAGTGACTCCTCAGCCAAACTGATCCTTCAGCCCTGGAAAGAAGTGTTTACACCAGGATCTTGGGAGGCTTTCATGGTCAAAAACATTGTGCCTAAACTCG ggatGTGTCTCAATGAGCTCGTCATCAACCCTCACCAGCAGCATATGGATGCATTTTACTGGGTGatcgactgggaggggatggtctCTGTGTCCAGCCTTGTTGGACTTCTGGAGAAACACTTCTTCCCCAAATGGCTGCAG GTGCTGTGCTCTTGGCTAAGTAATAGTCCTAATTATGAAGAGATCACCAAGTGGTACCTTGGTTGGAAGTCTATGTTGTCAGACCAGGTGTTAGCACATCCATCGATCAAGGACAAATTTAATGAAGCTCTTGATATCATGAACCGGGCTGTCTCTTCCAATGTCG GTGGCTACATGCAACCAGGTGCTCGGGAAAACATTGCCTATCTCACTCACACAGAGCGGAGGAAAGACTTCCAGTACGAAGCTATGCAGGAGCGGCGAGAGGCTGAGAACATGGCCCAACGGGGCATAGGCATGGCTGCTAGCTCTGTGCCAATGAATTTTAAGGACCTCATTCAAACAAAAGCAGAAGAACACAATATCGTCTTCATGCCTGTGATTGGGAAGCGGCATGAAGGAAAACAATTGTACACATTTGGACGAATTGTGATTTACATTGACAGGGGCGTTGTGTTTGTACAAGGAGAGAAGACGTGGGTGCCAACCTCTCTTCAGAGTCTCATTGATATGGCTAAATAA
- the SRRD gene encoding SRR1-like protein, with translation MEQAGPWRCAGRLRRGRARGQRTRPGGEAGHSGAVQRRLQEAREELLSSPFWACGQRAIQESLSKCLEQGEKTPGSMSEVLCSFENLQLEPSHQSVTKPSSHSGESACKSSHLQCVCYGIGSFSSCVISRYQLAFLLLLLEKLQIPKSQCYIFDPLFSELEISVLNDLGVTVVLENEEGKHHIHEFTIFYMIHCGKALYNNLLWSNWSVDALPKMIIIGNSFKGIEERLLARILERDYLYIAKVLKGTEEAAFPIHPQYMDIFNDTSIHWFPLQKLKELPTETWRFQEEPMYQECDDLEIIRK, from the exons ATGGAGCAGGCCGGGCCCTGGCGCTGCGCGGGCCGCTTGAGGCGAGGCCGGGCCCGCGGGCAGCGGACGAGGCCGGGGGGCGAGGCCGGGCACAGCGGGGCGgtgcagcggcggctccaggagGCCCG AGAAGAGTTGCTGAGCTCCCCGTTCTGGGCCTGCGGTCAGA GAGCCATCCAAGAATCCCTCAGCAAATGCTTAGagcaaggggaaaaaacaccAGGGTCTATGTCAGAAGTCCTGTGTTCATTTGAAAACCTGCAACTTGAACCATCCCATCAGTCAGTTACAAAACCCAGTTCGCATTCAGGAGAGTCAGCTTGCAAAAGCAGTCACTTACAGTGTGTATGTTATGGCATTGGAAGCTTTTCCTCGTGTGTCATTTCTCGCTACCAACTAGCATTCTTGCTTCTGTTACTGGAGAAGTTACAG ATTCCCAAAAGTCAGTGCTATATTTTTGATCCTTTATTTTCCGAATTGGAAATTAGTGTTCTGAATGACCTCGGTGTAACAGTTGTCCTGGAGAATGAG GAGGGAAAACACCACATTCATGAATTCACCATCTTTTATATGATCCACTGTGGAAAAGCGTTGTATAACAATCTGCTCTGGAGTAACTGGTCTGTAGATGCACTGCCCAAAATGATCATTATTGGAAACAGTTTTAAAGGGATTGAGGAAAG GTTGTTGGCAAGAATATTAGAGCGAGATTATTTGTACATAGCAAAG GTTTTAAAAGGGACAGAGGAAGCTGCATTTCCAATTCATCCTCAGTATATGGATATATTTAATGACACCTCCATCCACTGGTTTCCTTTACAAAAACTCAAGGAGCTCCCAACAGAAACCTGGCGGTTTCAGGAAGAGCCAATGTACCAGGAATGCGATGACCTGGAGATTATCAGGAAATAG
- the HPS4 gene encoding Hermansky-Pudlak syndrome 4 protein, translating to MASPILSEPNSASWWNYFFLYDGSKVKEEGDPTRAGICYFYPSQTLLDQQELLCGQIAGVVRCVTEISSAPPSLIRLRKLKFAVRVDGEYLWVLGCTIELPDVSCGQFLDLLIGLFRFYNGSVCHAYMVFSREELSTQWDRYIEHIQKNTSDLHKIFNSLWNLDKTKVDPLLLLKAALILQTCQRSPQVLAGCILYKGRIVSTQLPPPLTAKVLLQGTEAADKSGPGGGEVLQEHDPPLPQDVCIIPVFLSEGEATALRDFPVEWMTRLPTSPANPKGSKNTLRSRAFSDSARVDEVRGQHALVVREPPPQASGAAGAKDALNPPAGALSSPGSKSPVLSCTPLKPSPPSQRELGALPSNSSLPAAECTRDTGAASGSSDFPKPCALGQEGRSTTEPVSSERMKSECRSPQRRHTASGSLPTCCPSKETRRRSSSSECDNLSSVDSQDTSSQKRTFKRGDGEARDDASEQEPLPSAVWVGQKFPAEDCGRDQFPVAEVQGSLPSGTAEGPGSPKGRENVLPTQVTTRMDCLAAVDCTVSGKQAKLVKMILYVHRIKGLVLLLLAEEQFKDDQGSIEDVYHSSLASLNGLEVHLKETLPKDHSSTAKATYSFTHYDCIQNVLTANLPQVLGAQDQHFLRAASLIHADFNQLPTASEMIIRNASTAVYACQNPVQETYFQQLATPLRNSGVPNPHDSAFSLPGKAKQKLLKHGVNLL from the exons ATGGCCAGCCCCATTTTATCAGAACCAAACTCAGCTTCTTG GTGGAACTACTTTTTCCTTTATGATGGCTCAAAGGTAAAGGAAGAAGGGGATCCCACAAGAGCTGGCATTTGCTACTTTTATCCCTCTCAG ACTCTCCTTGACCAGCAGGAGCTGctgtgtggacagattgcaggaGTGGTGCGCTGTGTAACGGAGATCTCCAGTGCTCCCCCGAGTCTCATTCGGCTGAGAAAGCTCAAGTTTGCAGTAAGGGTGGATGGAGAGTATCTCTGG GTGCTGGGCTGTACCATTGAACTCCCTGATGTCAGCTGTGGACAATTTCTGGATCTACTGATTGGACTCTTCAGATTTTACAATGGATCTGTGTGTCATGCTTACATG GTGTTTTCTCGGGAGGAGCTGAGCACGCAGTGGGACAGGTACATCGAACATATTCAGAAAAACACCAGTGACCTGCACAAGATCTTCAATTCCCTTTGGAACTTGGACAAAACCAAG gtggaCCCTCTGCTGTTACTGAAAGCAGCTCTCATCTTGCAGACCTGCCAGCGGTCACCCCAAGTGTTGGCAGGTTGCATCCTCTACAAAGGCCG GATCGTGAGCACGCAGCTTCCACCTCCTCTCACTGCCAAGGTTCTCCTTCAAGGAACTGAAGCTGCAGACAAG AGTGGACCTGGAGGCGGGGAGGTGCTGCAGGAACATG ATCCCCCACTGCCTCAGGATGTCTGCATCATTCCAGTTTTCCTATCGGAAGGCGAAGCCACCGCACTCCGGGACTTTCCAGTAGAGTGGATGACTAG GTTGCCCACATCTCCAGCAAACCCTAAAGGATCTAAGAACACCCTCCGCTCCCGGGCATTCTCGGATTCTGCCCGGGTTGATGAAGTCCGAGGCCAGCATGCCCTGGTGGTGAGAGAGCCCCCCCCACAGGCCTCGGGCGCTGCCGGAGCAAAGGATGCTCTGAatcccccagctggagcactgagCAGCCCAGGCAGCAAAAGCCCGGTGTTGAGTTGTACCCCCCTGAAACCATCCCCTCCGTCGCAGAGAGAGCTGGGAGCCCTGCCCAGCAAttccagcctgcctgctgcagagTGCACTCGAGACACAGGCGCGGCCTCGGGGTCCTCTGACTTTCCAAAGCCTTgtgccctggggcaggagggtcgAAGCACTACAGAACCTGTAAGCAGTGAACGGATGAAGTCCGAATGCCGCAGCCCTCAGAGGCGTCACACAGCCagtggcagcctccccacctgCTGTCCATCCAAAGAGACGAGGAGGAGAAGCAGCTCAAGCGAATGTGACAATCTGTCAAGTGTAGACAGTCAAGACaccagcagccaaaagagaacCTTCAAAAGAGGAGATGGAGAAGCCAGGGATGACGCTTCCGAGCAGGAGCCTCTGCCCAGTGCTGTATGGGTGGGGCAGAAGTTCCCTGCTGAAGATTGTGGTAGGGACCAGTTTCCTGTTGCTGAAGTCCAGGGGAGCCTACCCAGTGGCACTGCAGAAGGCCCAGGCTCTCCCAAAGGCAGAGAGAACGTTTTGCCTACACAAGTAACTACCAGGATGGACTGTCTAGCAGCAGTAGATTGCACAGTGTCAGGCAAGCAGGCCAAGCTGGTTAAGATGATCTTGTATGTTCACAGAATTAAAGGGTTAGTGCTCTTGCTGCTGGCGGAGGAGCAGTTTAAGGATGACCAGGGGTCCATTGAAGATGTG TATCACAGCAGTCTGGCTTCTCTCAATGGCCTGGAGGTTCACCTGAAGGAGACTTTGCCGAAAGACCATTCCTCTACAGCCAAAGCCACCTACAGCTTTACTCACTACGACTGCATTCAGAACGTACTCACAG CAAACCTGCCCCAGGTACTGGGCGCTCAGGATCAGCACTTCCTGAGAGCTGCTAGTCTGATCCACGCTGACTTCAACCAGCTCCCGACTGCTTCTGAGATGATAATCAG